A DNA window from Siniperca chuatsi isolate FFG_IHB_CAS linkage group LG6, ASM2008510v1, whole genome shotgun sequence contains the following coding sequences:
- the si:dkey-13m1.5 gene encoding uncharacterized protein si:dkey-13m1.5 produces MTAVVKTLIQAHPVGKEFPLSTNIPFMDRNNPDAFSTCFREDFKTFSSKKAEPAHQPTPAQMDHKDLRHIKEYLTEAMVSYQHLPLPQMTRTPRCTKLYTNFKMQTDPGEVALLTTQSKKFWPQPFQHPPTPIQQTLAIKQIQQVDKIPESTNKASFIPHHGSHVVKATAKHLEEGFPTIKGDRRHRNFVSQYNKTFLGAWSRAAQSVEKHTSSVAMGDPVKIAERETTNVASFSRPTVCSPPVVKERLKLNLGNFSKDSWSCTSREAFCYHKLGDPVILTRGNQNFSSLPKGDTDMRRNKDRMSTTTNRISFSDLNHTECPVHVPGPDLMTKSHVQFSPPYLSGLYYTTTTKEHYSKQDRERARPVIQLPSNILSGPEHGLSLSTTKSDYLPLKTCRQIPCLSQQRTNIRFPLDHQHFSTTHSEDYTAKPFILQRPGCSQLFSHFVIK; encoded by the exons ATGACTGCAGTGGTAAAAACACTGATCCAAGCCCATCCTGTGGGCAAAGAGTTTCCCCTGTCTACCAACATCCCATTTATGGACAGGAACAATCCAGATGCATTCTCAACCTGTTTCCGGGAGGACTTCAAGACTTTTTCTTCCAAGAAGGCAGAACCTGCTCATCAGCCCACCCCAGCCCAGATGGACCACAAGGACTTGAGGCACATCAAGGAGTACCTGACAGAGGCGATGGTGTCCTACCAGCATCTCCCATTGCCACAGATGACCCGCACCCCACGATGCACCAAGCTTTACACCAACTTCAAGATGCAAACAGACCCTGGGGAGGTTGCCTTGCTCACCACACagtcaaagaaattctggcccCAGCCCTTCCAGCATCCTCCCACTCCCATCCAACAAACACTGGCCATCAAGCAGATCCAGCAAGTGGACAAGATCCCAGAAAGCACCAACAAAGCCTCCTTCATCCCACACCATGGCTCTCATGTTGTAAAAGCCACGGCTAAACATCTAG AAGAGGGCTTTCCCACAATCAAAGGGGACAGACGCCATCGCAATTTTGTCTCCCAGTACAACAAGACCTTCCTGGGAGCCTGGAGCAGAGCTGCTCAATCTGTGGAAAAG CACACCTCCTCAGTGGCTATGGGTGATCCTGTGAAGATTGCAGAAAGAGAGACGACCAATGTTGCGTCATTCAGCCGGCCCActgtctgcag CCCACCTGTGGTTAAAGAGCGTTTGAAGCTCAACCTTGGAAATTTCTCTAAGGACTCATGGTCATGCACATCCAGAGAAGCGTTTTGTTACCACAAGCTAG GAGATCCAGTTATTCTGACAAGGGGGAACCAAAATTTTAGTTCCTTACCCAAGGGTGACACTGACATGAGGCGCAACAAAGACAGGATGTCTACGACCACCAACAGAATCTCCTTCTCTGAT CTAAACCACACAGAGTGTCCAGTGCATGTGCCCGGGCCTGACCTGATGACCAAAAGCCATGTACAGTTCAGCCCACCCTACCTGTCAGGCCTGTACTATACAACCACGACCAAAGAACACTACAGCAAACAGGACAGAGAGCGAGCTAGACCAGTCATCCAGCTGCCAAGCAACATACTGAGTGGACCAG AACATGGGCTGAGCCTCAGCACCACCAAGTCTGATTACCTCCCTTtgaagacctgcagacagataCCTTGTCTGTCACAGCAGAGG ACCAACATCAGGTTTCCACTGGACCATCAGCACTTCAGCACCACCCACAGTGAAGACTACACCGCCAAACCTTTTATCTTGCAGCGTCCTGGCTGCAGCCAGTTATTCTCTCATTTTGTCATCAAGTGA